A window of Sphaerochaeta sp. genomic DNA:
TTGCTTGCTTCGTCTTCGTTGAAGCGTGATGATTTGGTGCCAGGTTTAATGAATGCCGGTATGTACCAAGGATCGCAATACGCAATGCCGATGGCATTTGCTGCAATGGTCATGTATTATAACAAAGACATGTTCACGGCAGCAGGATTGGACCCAGACAATCCTCCAAAAACATTGACTGAGTTGCAGGACGCATGGGCTAAGCTTGTGAAAAAGGATGCCAATGGGAATGTGACCCAATATGCTCAGGCCATTGGGGTGAAATCCACCGTTGCGATGATTCCTGTCTTTATGTGGATGTACGGCGCGGAATACATTCAGGATGGAAAAAGTGTCTTGAATTCACCTGAGGCTGTTCAGGCGCTGGAAATGCTGGCCCAAGCCTTTCAACGCAATGTGTCCCCTGTTGGGCTAACCGGTCAGGAAGCTGATAACCTGTTCAGCGCGGGAAAAGCTGCGATTGAGTTCAATGGCCCATGGGCGATTCCTGGATTCCGTGGTGCAGGTATCAATCTTGGTATTGCGGAAGTTCCCGCGGGAAAGAATGGACGTAAAACTTGGGGTGGGGACACGATTCTAAGTATCTCAAAGGATTCCAAAGTAAAAGAAGCGGCTTGGAATTTCATCGAGTATTGGAACAGTGTTGAAGCCCAACGGACGTGGGCGCTGAAAGTAGGGTTCCCGCCAACCCGTGTGGATATGTCCGGAGATAAGGAATTGCTTGCAGGAAATCCTGATATTATCTATTTCCTGAATTCAGCAAAATACGCGGAAATCTTCATGGCTGATCAGCCCAAAAGTGGCCGTATCGATGAGGAGATCTTGGTACCGTTGTACGAAGCGGTGACAAGAGGTACTACCAAGCCAGCTGAGGCTTTGCAAGCGGCCGACGCAAAACTGAATGCGTTGTTGGCGGAAAAATAAGCGGTAATAATGTTTCCGAAGGGGGGATTTCCCCCCTTCTTGAAATGGGGGAGGTGGGAGTCATGAAAAAACCTGTAACGTTGTCATCTCGCGTCGCCCGAGCGGGGACCCTGATGGTTTTGCCATCATTATGTATCATTGCGGTGTTTGTGTTGTATCCGATTGCAGACTCTTTCTGGATGAGTCTGCATAATTGGAATATTTTGAAAAACACGAAATCTTTTCTTGGGCTGTCAAACTATATGCAAGCGTTTCATGACGAGCGTTTTCTCAATGCATTGAAGAATACTGTGGTTTATACCATCACCTATGTTCCGATTCTGGTTGTTTCCTCCTTACTGATTGCTGTGTTTTTGAACTATGGGTTTTCTGGTGCAGGTTTTTTTAAAAGTCTGTTTTTCCTTCCATCCATCACCAGTATGGCTATCATTGCCATTGTGTTTCGTTTTCTTTTGGATGGAGATATAGGATGGTTTTCTCTGTTTCTCCAGCGACTGGGATTCCGGTCAATGGATATTTTACGGACTCCCAGTACAGCGATGATTGCTGTCGTACTTGTTGGTGTCTGGAGATGGATGGGATTTAACATGGTAATCCTTTTGTCCGGATTGAACTCCGTTCCGGAAAGTCTCTATGAAGCAGCGGAAATGGATGGCGCAGGAAAAGTCAGACAGTTTTTCTCCATCTCATTACCTTTAATTGTTCCTATTTTGGGGTTCACGCTGATTACCAATATTATCAGCTCCTTTCAGGCGTTTGATCAAATTTATGTAATGACGAAAGGCGGTCCGATGTTTAGTACGGAAGTTCTTGTCTACTATATCTACTATCGAGGATTCAATGTATTTGATATGGGCTACGCCTCTGCCATGGCGTTCATTTTGTTCTGCATCATTTTAGTGTTCACGTTGTTGCAGTTACGGGGCTTTGGGAAAAAGGAAACAGAGGGAGGAATTGCATAATGAAACTCTCAAAAACCGCCAATGGGATTA
This region includes:
- a CDS encoding ABC transporter substrate-binding protein yields the protein MKKVSIMLLIGVMVIGSLFAQGSNEKSKAPGKQTVVFWNGYTGPDRTVLEELVKKYNESQNTVEIKMEIMPWDTLYQKLMPAMIAGNAPDLIAMSVGRYMEYAQAGKLANLDDLLASSSLKRDDLVPGLMNAGMYQGSQYAMPMAFAAMVMYYNKDMFTAAGLDPDNPPKTLTELQDAWAKLVKKDANGNVTQYAQAIGVKSTVAMIPVFMWMYGAEYIQDGKSVLNSPEAVQALEMLAQAFQRNVSPVGLTGQEADNLFSAGKAAIEFNGPWAIPGFRGAGINLGIAEVPAGKNGRKTWGGDTILSISKDSKVKEAAWNFIEYWNSVEAQRTWALKVGFPPTRVDMSGDKELLAGNPDIIYFLNSAKYAEIFMADQPKSGRIDEEILVPLYEAVTRGTTKPAEALQAADAKLNALLAEK
- a CDS encoding sugar ABC transporter permease, translated to MKKPVTLSSRVARAGTLMVLPSLCIIAVFVLYPIADSFWMSLHNWNILKNTKSFLGLSNYMQAFHDERFLNALKNTVVYTITYVPILVVSSLLIAVFLNYGFSGAGFFKSLFFLPSITSMAIIAIVFRFLLDGDIGWFSLFLQRLGFRSMDILRTPSTAMIAVVLVGVWRWMGFNMVILLSGLNSVPESLYEAAEMDGAGKVRQFFSISLPLIVPILGFTLITNIISSFQAFDQIYVMTKGGPMFSTEVLVYYIYYRGFNVFDMGYASAMAFILFCIILVFTLLQLRGFGKKETEGGIA